The following are from one region of the Deltaproteobacteria bacterium genome:
- a CDS encoding DUF1015 domain-containing protein codes for MAKIAPFRGILYNPKKAGDLNKVMAPPYDVISPEFQGRLYERHPQNIIRLILGKVFPDDTPGNDRYSRAALDFKKWQDEKTLVRDVKPAIYYYVQVYKLKDGQRRTRKGFIALAKLEEFGKGGIHPHEKTLAGPKADRLKLMEACHTNFSCIFSIYSEPQKIVNRLLEDCCVNGSPIIDVSDDDGVESKVWRVDRPEIIKKIAEIMSQKPLFIADGHHRYETALNYRNMMREKSDDYTGKEAFNYVMMYFSNMDDEGMTIMPTHRIIHNVSKFDSKTFFANCSPFFNIEEIKWDLRIEPKVRKEVYRKMEEKGAGLPSFGLYINGIDSYFVLTLKGKDIMDKAFGSSISEVFKSLDVTVLHALILNNILGISSTAQENQENIVYVKGMDEAIEEARKGGRQMAFLLNPTKIEQVKAVAAAGHVMPQKSTYFYPKLLSGLLINPIGRDEVVED; via the coding sequence ATGGCAAAGATAGCGCCGTTTAGAGGCATACTCTACAATCCTAAAAAGGCGGGGGATTTAAACAAGGTGATGGCGCCGCCCTATGATGTAATTTCTCCTGAATTTCAGGGCAGGCTTTACGAGAGACATCCGCAAAATATTATAAGGCTGATACTTGGAAAGGTATTTCCAGACGACACCCCTGGCAATGACAGATATTCAAGGGCTGCTCTTGATTTTAAGAAATGGCAGGATGAGAAGACCCTTGTCAGGGATGTAAAACCCGCCATCTACTATTATGTTCAGGTCTACAAATTGAAGGATGGGCAGCGAAGGACACGAAAGGGTTTTATAGCGCTGGCAAAATTGGAGGAATTTGGCAAGGGCGGCATACATCCTCATGAAAAGACCCTTGCCGGTCCAAAGGCCGACAGACTCAAACTCATGGAGGCATGTCATACAAATTTCAGCTGCATATTTTCCATATATTCCGAGCCGCAAAAGATAGTAAACAGGCTTTTGGAAGACTGCTGTGTAAATGGTTCGCCTATTATTGATGTTTCGGATGACGATGGTGTTGAGAGTAAGGTCTGGAGGGTTGACAGGCCTGAAATAATAAAAAAGATTGCAGAGATTATGTCTCAAAAACCGCTCTTTATAGCGGACGGCCACCACAGATATGAAACTGCCCTGAACTACAGGAATATGATGAGAGAAAAATCGGATGATTACACAGGAAAAGAGGCATTCAACTATGTGATGATGTATTTTTCCAACATGGACGATGAGGGAATGACAATCATGCCTACCCACCGCATCATACACAATGTTTCGAAATTTGATTCAAAAACATTTTTTGCAAACTGCTCCCCATTTTTTAATATTGAAGAGATTAAATGGGATTTGAGGATTGAGCCAAAGGTTAGAAAGGAAGTTTATAGAAAAATGGAAGAAAAAGGGGCAGGGCTTCCCAGTTTTGGCCTTTATATAAATGGTATCGATTCATACTTTGTCCTTACATTAAAAGGAAAAGACATAATGGATAAGGCGTTTGGAAGTTCTATCTCCGAGGTTTTTAAATCCCTTGATGTTACAGTGCTTCATGCCCTTATCCTGAATAATATATTAGGCATAAGCAGCACGGCCCAGGAAAATCAGGAAAATATAGTATATGTTAAAGGGATGGACGAGGCAATTGAAGAGGCGCGAAAGGGTGGAAGGCAGATGGCATTTCTCCTGAATCCAACAAAGATTGAACAGGTAAAGGCGGTTGCGGCAGCAGGCCATGTTATGCCGCAGAAGTCTACATATTTCTACCCCAAACTTTTATCAGGCCTGTTGATAAATCCGATTGGCAGGGATGAGGTGGTAGAAGATTAG
- the ptsP gene encoding phosphoenolpyruvate--protein phosphotransferase gives MVEPGRTDIVLKGIGVSPGISIGGAFLVEGGRLETPAYCYLDLAYIPLEVKRFKKAVQESKDQLLKIRNKLLNDVKGKEHIRIIDAHLLMLEDKMLIDDTIKTIKKEKVNVEWAIRMVMKEIRDFFDSVDDEYIRERGSDIDHICDRVLKNLMGKKHETIAEIKEEVIVIAHDLAPTDTVQMVKGKVLGFLTDIGGKTSHTAIVARSLEIPAVVGLENITQKVNAGDTLIIDGTSGMVVINPSKKVIRDYEKKKGQYSDYEKLLHHYKKLPAEMLDGRRVRLMGNIEMVEEIPSLIDHGAEGIGLYRTEFLYLNRKDLPTEDEHFKVYKDVVERVSPHPTIIRTLDIGGDKFLSQMELAPEMNPAMGLRAIRFCLKEPDIFKTQLKGVLRASVYGNIKIMFPMISGMEELRKAKAIMEEAKEELRKEQKPFNPKIFVGAMIEVPSAAIIADILAREVDFFSIGTNDLLQYSLAIDRVNEHVAYLYEPLHPAALRIIKHIVDAAHNANIAVGVCGEMAGEPEHALILLGLGLDQLSMNALSILKVKKIIRSIKYSDAKEIAETALAFSTAGEIERFIRDEMKKRFPDEYS, from the coding sequence ATGGTTGAACCCGGCAGAACTGACATTGTATTAAAGGGCATAGGCGTTTCACCAGGCATAAGCATTGGCGGGGCGTTTCTTGTGGAGGGCGGAAGATTGGAGACGCCTGCCTACTGTTATTTAGACTTGGCTTATATCCCGTTAGAGGTAAAACGGTTTAAAAAAGCGGTTCAGGAATCAAAGGATCAACTCCTGAAGATAAGAAATAAACTTTTAAATGATGTGAAGGGCAAAGAGCACATCCGCATCATTGATGCGCATCTTTTGATGCTGGAAGATAAGATGCTCATAGACGATACAATAAAGACCATTAAAAAGGAAAAGGTCAACGTAGAATGGGCTATCCGGATGGTCATGAAAGAGATAAGGGATTTCTTTGACTCTGTTGATGACGAATATATACGGGAGAGGGGTTCGGACATAGACCACATCTGCGACCGGGTTTTAAAAAATCTCATGGGGAAAAAACATGAGACCATTGCGGAGATAAAGGAAGAGGTAATCGTGATTGCCCATGACCTTGCGCCAACTGACACCGTCCAGATGGTGAAGGGGAAGGTTTTGGGATTTTTAACAGACATCGGCGGAAAGACATCCCATACAGCCATTGTGGCCAGGTCTCTTGAAATACCAGCAGTTGTCGGTCTGGAAAACATAACCCAGAAGGTAAATGCAGGAGATACGCTTATTATAGACGGCACAAGCGGCATGGTGGTCATAAACCCGTCTAAAAAGGTTATCAGGGACTATGAAAAGAAAAAGGGGCAGTACTCTGATTACGAGAAATTACTCCATCACTACAAAAAATTACCGGCTGAGATGCTGGACGGCAGAAGGGTAAGGCTTATGGGGAATATAGAAATGGTAGAAGAGATACCATCCCTTATTGACCACGGGGCTGAAGGTATCGGGCTTTACAGGACCGAGTTTTTATATCTGAACAGGAAAGATCTTCCTACCGAGGATGAACACTTCAAGGTTTATAAGGATGTAGTTGAAAGGGTTTCTCCTCACCCGACAATTATCCGCACACTTGACATAGGCGGAGATAAATTTCTTTCTCAGATGGAGCTTGCTCCGGAGATGAATCCCGCTATGGGACTGAGGGCTATCCGCTTTTGTCTCAAGGAGCCGGATATCTTTAAGACGCAGCTTAAAGGGGTACTTAGGGCCAGCGTATATGGAAATATTAAAATAATGTTTCCCATGATATCAGGGATGGAGGAACTGAGAAAGGCAAAGGCCATTATGGAGGAGGCCAAAGAAGAATTGAGGAAAGAGCAAAAACCATTTAATCCCAAGATATTTGTAGGCGCAATGATAGAGGTTCCGTCTGCTGCAATTATTGCAGATATCCTTGCAAGAGAGGTGGATTTTTTTTCCATAGGCACAAACGATCTTCTTCAGTATTCCCTTGCTATAGACAGGGTCAATGAGCATGTGGCATATTTATATGAACCCCTGCACCCGGCGGCGCTCCGTATTATAAAACATATTGTGGATGCGGCGCATAACGCCAACATTGCCGTTGGCGTATGCGGAGAGATGGCAGGTGAGCCGGAACACGCCCTGATTCTATTGGGCCTCGGATTAGACCAGTTGAGCATGAACGCCCTTTCAATCCTGAAGGTAAAAAAGATAATCAGGTCTATTAAGTATTCAGATGCAAAAGAGATAGCGGAGACTGCCCTTGCGTTTTCCACTGCCGGCGAGATAGAAAGATTTATAAGGGATGAGATGAAGAAGCGCTTCCCGGATGAATATAGTTAA
- a CDS encoding HPr family phosphocarrier protein has protein sequence MNAKENSYIKKTFTIVNKLGLHARAAAQFVQAANKFGADIFVEKDGQEVNGKSIMGVMMLAAGCGSKIIIKANGVDAKDAIAVLQALIDGKFGEE, from the coding sequence ATGAATGCTAAAGAAAATTCTTATATCAAAAAGACATTTACCATAGTGAACAAGCTTGGTCTCCATGCAAGGGCGGCTGCGCAGTTTGTGCAGGCAGCAAACAAATTTGGCGCGGATATCTTTGTTGAGAAAGACGGTCAGGAGGTAAATGGAAAGAGTATTATGGGTGTAATGATGCTTGCTGCCGGATGCGGCAGCAAGATTATTATCAAGGCGAATGGGGTGGATGCAAAAGACGCAATTGCAGTATTACAGGCATTGATAGATGGGAAGTTTGGAGAAGAATAA
- a CDS encoding PTS system mannose/fructose/sorbose family transporter subunit IID has translation MIGRFTIFKVFLNSFFIQSAWSFEKMQGLGFASAIAPAIKDIYKDRDQASAAFKRHMVFYNAHPYMASPILGAVIRMEEEVKDGKLDAKEVVSFKESLIGPYGAIGDTFFWGSVRPIASVLGVLSALILPGVSGGLWGPIVFLVVYNLFHIWMRWFGLHKGYKLGEDVVEYIKTLGLPEQALRIRIIATGLLGIMVAALIFKLFKTGMFGIQPVQIYQLFLITGFITTATILLSIFLRKGISVSLAIYLLFLPAIIFLIVMNMLQRVG, from the coding sequence ATGATAGGCAGATTTACCATATTTAAGGTTTTTTTAAATTCCTTTTTCATTCAGTCCGCATGGAGTTTCGAAAAGATGCAAGGTCTTGGATTTGCGTCTGCAATAGCCCCTGCGATAAAGGATATTTACAAAGATAGAGACCAGGCCTCTGCAGCCTTTAAAAGGCATATGGTTTTTTATAATGCCCATCCATATATGGCGTCACCCATTCTTGGCGCTGTTATAAGAATGGAGGAAGAGGTGAAAGATGGGAAACTGGATGCAAAAGAAGTTGTTTCTTTTAAAGAAAGCCTTATAGGACCTTACGGCGCTATAGGAGATACATTTTTCTGGGGATCTGTAAGGCCCATTGCCTCTGTCCTCGGAGTTTTATCCGCGCTTATCTTACCTGGGGTCTCTGGGGGCCTCTGGGGGCCTATTGTGTTTCTTGTGGTATATAATCTTTTTCATATCTGGATGAGATGGTTCGGTTTGCATAAAGGATATAAACTCGGCGAGGATGTTGTAGAATATATCAAAACATTGGGATTGCCTGAGCAGGCTTTGAGGATTCGCATTATTGCTACAGGCCTTCTTGGCATCATGGTTGCAGCTTTGATATTTAAGCTGTTCAAGACAGGGATGTTTGGAATACAGCCTGTTCAGATTTATCAATTGTTTTTGATAACAGGTTTTATAACAACTGCGACGATATTATTATCCATATTTTTAAGAAAAGGGATATCCGTTTCTCTGGCGATTTATCTATTGTTTTTACCGGCAATTATATTTCTAATTGTTATGAATATGCTCCAAAGGGTTGGCTGA
- a CDS encoding PTS sugar transporter subunit IIC translates to MKDVVYQCFLASAAGGLLSLDRTAALQIMVSRPLVASPVIGYILGDAMSGLLIGGVLELLFIGGLPIGGYIPPHETMLAVVITAVSLIGQKTLGGMDIAVFPNWYLGGFGSADIFFILGFAILIVIPMDIICRKADAAARVFNVRLFNTVLAGLDKGLIKAVGTNNLKGLGVFFALNLLTIFVLTFSGVLLVYILLPLLPRVVVMSLPFAVGAACVTGLSSAYSAVYGSRSLTVFLVTIFFAVTLLAAVIR, encoded by the coding sequence TTGAAGGATGTTGTCTATCAGTGTTTTTTAGCGTCTGCAGCGGGCGGGCTTCTTTCCCTTGATAGAACTGCAGCCCTGCAGATAATGGTTTCAAGGCCGCTTGTTGCATCGCCTGTCATTGGTTATATATTGGGTGATGCAATGTCGGGTTTGTTGATAGGCGGGGTATTGGAACTCCTTTTTATTGGCGGACTTCCTATAGGAGGCTATATACCGCCTCATGAGACAATGCTGGCAGTAGTAATTACAGCCGTATCGCTTATAGGGCAAAAGACGTTAGGCGGAATGGATATTGCTGTCTTTCCCAATTGGTATTTGGGGGGATTTGGCAGCGCTGATATATTTTTTATTCTGGGTTTCGCAATTTTAATAGTAATCCCTATGGACATTATTTGCAGGAAAGCGGATGCCGCTGCGCGGGTTTTTAATGTACGGCTTTTTAATACTGTGCTTGCAGGATTGGACAAAGGGCTTATTAAAGCCGTTGGAACAAATAATCTGAAAGGGCTTGGTGTTTTTTTTGCCTTAAACCTTTTAACGATATTTGTTTTAACGTTTAGCGGCGTGCTGCTCGTGTATATATTATTGCCACTTTTGCCTCGTGTTGTTGTTATGTCTTTGCCATTTGCCGTTGGCGCCGCATGCGTAACAGGTCTTTCTTCTGCCTACAGCGCAGTATACGGCAGCAGGTCTCTGACTGTATTCTTAGTAACAATATTTTTTGCTGTTACTCTCCTTGCGGCGGTAATAAGATGA
- a CDS encoding PTS sugar transporter subunit IIB: MSIVLIRVDDRLVHGQIVEAWAPFCKATRVIVASDAVRNNLIQRIAIESCSSTALAIKVEGIEEALIDVMSEDMNKERVIIIFSTLKELLQAYNKGFIISNVNIGNIHHHNARQDGREITPSVYIDKEDEDILQYLLKQGIELDIRAVPSDRHVDMLKAGVGS; this comes from the coding sequence ATGAGCATAGTGCTGATTAGAGTTGATGACAGATTGGTTCATGGCCAGATAGTGGAGGCATGGGCGCCCTTTTGCAAGGCAACGCGGGTTATAGTTGCAAGCGATGCGGTTAGAAATAATCTCATACAGAGGATTGCCATAGAGTCATGTAGTTCAACGGCCCTGGCGATAAAGGTTGAAGGCATAGAAGAAGCGCTAATAGATGTAATGTCAGAGGATATGAACAAAGAAAGGGTAATTATAATATTCTCTACCCTGAAGGAGCTATTGCAGGCATATAATAAAGGATTCATAATTTCCAATGTGAATATCGGGAATATCCATCATCATAACGCCCGTCAAGACGGGAGAGAGATTACCCCGTCTGTATACATTGACAAAGAGGATGAGGATATATTGCAATATCTCTTAAAACAGGGGATAGAGTTGGATATACGGGCTGTGCCCTCGGATAGGCATGTTGATATGTTAAAGGCAGGAGTGGGAAGTTGA
- the rapZ gene encoding RNase adapter RapZ — MKNVSLIIISGPSGAGKSTAIKVLEDLNFFCVDNLPVVLMPKFMELSNQSAEISKVAIVVDVREREFLKEFPIVLKEMTDSGYNAELIYLEASDDALLRRFSETRRRHPLSEGESSLDGIKRERDMLASVKTAATKIIDTSGYNVHQLKEIIRGYFSGPLSQEKMVVQLVSFSYRYGIPSDADMIMDVRFLPNPYFVEGLKDLDGRDSRAKEFVLNKEETKEFLVRFGNLLNFLIPSYLREGKTYLTIAFGCTGGRHRSVSIVDFLADEISFERCILKKRHRDIERQ, encoded by the coding sequence GTGAAAAATGTTAGCCTTATTATAATAAGCGGCCCTTCCGGGGCCGGTAAAAGCACAGCTATCAAGGTGTTAGAGGACTTAAATTTTTTCTGTGTTGACAATCTCCCTGTTGTGCTTATGCCGAAATTTATGGAACTTTCAAATCAATCTGCTGAAATAAGCAAGGTGGCAATTGTTGTGGATGTGAGGGAGAGGGAATTCCTTAAAGAGTTTCCGATCGTATTAAAGGAGATGACGGACAGCGGTTATAATGCAGAGCTTATATATCTGGAGGCATCTGATGATGCGCTTTTGAGACGCTTTAGCGAGACACGGCGAAGGCATCCGCTCTCAGAGGGGGAAAGCTCTCTGGACGGGATAAAACGGGAGAGGGATATGCTGGCTTCAGTAAAAACGGCAGCCACTAAAATTATAGATACCTCCGGATATAATGTTCACCAGTTAAAAGAGATTATAAGAGGATATTTTTCAGGCCCGCTATCGCAGGAGAAGATGGTTGTGCAGCTGGTTTCGTTTAGTTACAGATACGGCATCCCATCAGATGCGGATATGATAATGGATGTAAGATTTCTGCCCAATCCCTATTTTGTGGAGGGGCTTAAAGATTTGGACGGCAGGGACTCGAGGGCTAAGGAGTTTGTTTTAAACAAAGAAGAGACAAAGGAGTTCCTTGTCAGATTTGGAAACCTCCTCAATTTTCTTATCCCAAGCTACTTAAGGGAAGGGAAGACATATCTTACAATCGCCTTCGGCTGCACCGGCGGCAGACATAGATCTGTTTCAATAGTTGATTTTCTTGCAGATGAAATTTCCTTTGAAAGGTGTATTCTCAAGAAGCGGCATAGAGATATAGAGAGACAGTAA
- the hprK gene encoding HPr(Ser) kinase/phosphatase, giving the protein MNKTDRNIVNITVDELLKETAERFGFRLAGGKKGLLNKVTTSRIQKPGLLLTGLKEQLHPERIQIFGKAEIEYLNGLTSDRLKETLKRLKKAATPCFIITKKQNLPVFLFRLAEEKNIPLLTTHLTTSLFIERFTKYLEERLAPTTTIHGVFVDVLGVGVLILGKSGIGKSECALDLITKGYRLIADDAVIIKRISPTTLFGIASDIIKYHMEVRGLGIVNVKDLFGITAIREKKQMDVVVELAQWGHDEEYDRLGFEEGVYEILGVKLPFHRIPVSPGRSVATIVEIAARNQLLKIMGYHSALEFKKRLDMAVMQNKKGEGRP; this is encoded by the coding sequence TTGAATAAGACGGATAGGAATATTGTAAATATCACGGTAGATGAACTGTTAAAAGAGACCGCGGAAAGATTTGGATTTAGACTTGCGGGCGGCAAAAAAGGTCTTTTAAACAAGGTAACCACATCCCGAATCCAGAAACCAGGATTGTTATTAACAGGCCTGAAAGAACAGCTCCATCCGGAAAGGATACAGATTTTCGGAAAGGCTGAGATAGAATATTTAAACGGCCTCACTTCTGACAGGCTCAAAGAAACGCTTAAAAGGCTTAAGAAGGCAGCTACCCCTTGTTTTATAATTACAAAAAAGCAAAACCTCCCTGTTTTTTTATTCCGTCTTGCAGAAGAGAAGAACATTCCTCTTTTAACCACACATCTTACCACCTCCCTGTTTATTGAACGATTTACCAAATATCTGGAAGAAAGGCTGGCGCCAACGACAACCATACATGGCGTTTTTGTTGATGTCCTGGGTGTGGGTGTGCTGATACTGGGCAAGAGCGGCATCGGCAAGAGCGAGTGCGCATTAGACCTTATTACAAAAGGCTACAGGCTCATTGCAGACGATGCAGTTATAATAAAGAGGATATCTCCGACTACCCTTTTTGGCATAGCGTCTGATATTATAAAATACCACATGGAGGTAAGGGGGCTTGGCATTGTAAATGTGAAAGACCTGTTTGGCATCACTGCCATAAGGGAAAAGAAACAGATGGATGTTGTTGTGGAATTGGCGCAATGGGGTCATGACGAGGAATATGACAGGCTGGGTTTTGAGGAAGGGGTATATGAAATACTTGGGGTAAAACTCCCTTTTCACAGGATCCCTGTCAGCCCGGGCAGGAGTGTTGCTACAATAGTGGAGATTGCGGCCAGAAATCAACTGTTGAAGATAATGGGCTATCATTCAGCGTTGGAGTTTAAGAAAAGGCTGGATATGGCTGTAATGCAGAATAAAAAAGGTGAAGGCAGACCGTGA
- a CDS encoding PTS sugar transporter subunit IIA — MKLADILNQDCIIPDLKGHEKREALEEMAAELAFRFADINKDKLLEAILERERLGSTGIGYGVAIPHVRLKGGNAIVLLFGRSIKGVEFQAMDERPAHLFFLIAAPEDSNTAHLKILARISSLLKDAGFRKQLMEASTKEEIYNIIVEEDRKLS, encoded by the coding sequence ATGAAGCTTGCTGACATTCTAAACCAAGACTGCATAATACCCGACCTTAAAGGGCATGAAAAGCGTGAAGCGCTTGAAGAGATGGCGGCAGAACTTGCCTTCAGGTTTGCTGATATTAATAAGGATAAGCTCTTAGAGGCGATTCTTGAAAGGGAAAGGCTTGGCAGCACCGGCATTGGTTATGGCGTTGCAATACCTCATGTGCGGCTTAAAGGTGGGAATGCTATTGTCCTCCTCTTTGGCAGAAGCATTAAAGGGGTGGAATTTCAGGCTATGGATGAAAGGCCTGCCCATCTGTTCTTTCTGATAGCGGCGCCGGAAGATTCTAATACAGCGCATCTCAAGATACTGGCCAGAATATCCAGTCTTTTAAAAGACGCCGGATTTAGAAAGCAGCTTATGGAGGCATCTACCAAAGAAGAAATATATAACATAATAGTTGAAGAGGACAGGAAACTCAGTTGA
- the raiA gene encoding ribosome-associated translation inhibitor RaiA, translating to MHVTVMFRHIDSSDALRNYAADKIERVKKYLIEPIEAHWVLSVEKFRHIADVTIVANGVTIKGEEQTEDLYSAIDKVMDKIEKQVRRYKEKIKNHKVSSSVRPLSAKLNVLSHEGVDEASGPKVIKTENFFIKPMSADEAVMQINLLSNDFMVFTDSASNNINVLYRRKDGNYGLIDTGQR from the coding sequence ATGCATGTTACAGTTATGTTCAGACATATAGATTCATCTGATGCGCTGAGGAATTATGCAGCAGACAAGATAGAGCGGGTGAAGAAGTATCTGATAGAGCCTATTGAGGCGCATTGGGTATTATCAGTGGAAAAATTCAGGCATATTGCCGATGTTACAATTGTGGCAAATGGGGTGACAATAAAGGGCGAAGAACAAACAGAAGACCTTTATTCCGCCATAGATAAGGTTATGGATAAGATAGAAAAACAGGTGAGGAGATATAAAGAAAAGATAAAAAATCATAAAGTAAGCAGTTCTGTCAGACCGCTATCCGCTAAACTTAATGTTCTTTCCCATGAGGGAGTTGATGAGGCATCCGGGCCGAAGGTAATAAAGACCGAAAACTTTTTTATAAAACCCATGTCCGCTGATGAGGCTGTTATGCAGATAAACCTTCTAAGTAATGACTTTATGGTGTTTACCGATTCGGCCTCTAACAATATAAATGTTCTGTACAGAAGAAAAGACGGCAATTACGGTTTGATAGACACCGGACAACGATAA
- the rpoN gene encoding RNA polymerase factor sigma-54, translating into MAHEIRQDIRLSQQLVMSPQLQLAIKLLQLSRLELVEMVREEMEINPTLEEDGVQDAAESTSDAQLNPQKAREVDWEAYLENCYERPMRGANFSEESEESPIEATLTKKPTLVEHLMWQLHLSSLTSEEMLAGEFIIGNIDEDGYLRIGENNGDETSYLKSITQEIATATGVSEDIVEGTIKKIQQFDPIGVGSRTLKECLLTQAEFLGCRNRIVEEIINHHLNNLKNKNYKKVAVDLNIPMADVIDAVKVIMGFCPRPGSTYGQSEANWVIPDIYIQKMDGDYVIFLNENGLPKLKISPYYMTLLAKNGRGTDATKTYVQERLRSARWLIQSIHQRQRTIYKVAQSIVKFQREFFDNGPCFVKPLILKDVAADVGMHESTISRVTSNKYAHTPHGIFELKYFFSPKINTTDRADNMSAKSVVEKIKNIYAAEDATKPFSDQKILEILRDSGIDIARRTITKYREAMGILSACKRKRLF; encoded by the coding sequence ATGGCGCATGAAATAAGACAAGACATAAGATTGTCGCAGCAGTTGGTGATGTCGCCGCAGCTGCAATTGGCCATAAAGCTTCTACAGCTTTCAAGACTTGAGCTCGTGGAAATGGTGAGAGAAGAAATGGAGATCAATCCTACGTTAGAGGAAGATGGCGTCCAGGATGCCGCAGAGTCAACTTCTGATGCTCAATTGAACCCGCAAAAAGCAAGAGAGGTAGATTGGGAGGCATATTTAGAAAATTGTTATGAGAGGCCCATGAGGGGCGCCAACTTTTCAGAGGAATCAGAGGAATCTCCCATTGAGGCCACCCTTACTAAAAAGCCGACACTTGTGGAACACCTGATGTGGCAGCTTCATCTCTCATCTTTAACTTCAGAAGAGATGCTGGCTGGAGAATTTATAATAGGCAATATTGATGAAGACGGTTATTTAAGGATTGGTGAAAATAATGGGGATGAAACATCTTACTTAAAGTCTATAACGCAGGAAATTGCAACGGCAACCGGTGTAAGCGAAGATATTGTTGAGGGTACTATTAAGAAGATTCAGCAGTTTGACCCGATAGGCGTGGGTTCAAGAACCTTGAAGGAGTGTCTTTTAACACAAGCTGAATTCCTTGGCTGCAGGAACAGGATTGTTGAAGAGATAATCAACCATCATCTTAATAATCTTAAAAACAAGAATTATAAGAAAGTAGCGGTTGACTTAAATATCCCGATGGCTGATGTTATAGATGCAGTAAAGGTAATTATGGGGTTTTGCCCCCGTCCTGGCAGCACATACGGTCAGTCCGAAGCCAATTGGGTAATTCCTGACATATATATACAGAAGATGGACGGAGATTATGTAATATTTCTTAATGAAAACGGCCTTCCGAAATTGAAGATAAGCCCCTATTACATGACACTACTCGCTAAAAATGGGAGAGGAACCGACGCAACAAAGACGTATGTGCAGGAAAGACTTCGTTCAGCCAGATGGCTTATACAAAGCATTCACCAGAGGCAGCGCACCATATATAAGGTGGCGCAAAGCATCGTAAAATTTCAGAGAGAGTTTTTTGATAACGGCCCCTGTTTTGTAAAGCCCCTTATCCTGAAGGATGTGGCGGCAGATGTTGGAATGCATGAGTCTACCATAAGCAGGGTTACTTCAAATAAATATGCCCATACGCCGCACGGCATATTTGAGTTGAAATATTTTTTCAGCCCTAAGATAAATACAACCGATAGAGCAGATAATATGTCGGCTAAAAGTGTTGTGGAAAAGATTAAGAATATCTATGCCGCGGAGGACGCAACTAAACCGTTCTCCGACCAGAAGATATTGGAAATACTCAGAGACTCAGGGATAGATATTGCAAGGCGGACAATAACAAAATATAGAGAGGCTATGGGTATTCTCTCGGCCTGTAAGAGGAAGAGGTTGTTTTGA
- the lptB gene encoding LPS export ABC transporter ATP-binding protein, with protein MQVIKLSTHNLIKSFKGRRVVDGVGMEVRQGEVVGLLGPNGAGKTTIFYMVVGLIGPESGEVFLGEEDITHLPMYKRARKGISYLPQEPSVFRKLTVEENIKAVLEFLELSEDEEEARLAGLLEELGITHLKGSKAYALSGGERRRVEIARSLVNSPLFILLDEPFAGIDPIAVADIQDIIIKLKNKGIGVLLTDHNWREILGICDRAYIIDGGKIIEEGTPDTIMESKKARESYLGERVR; from the coding sequence ATGCAAGTAATTAAGCTTTCAACCCATAATCTTATAAAATCCTTTAAAGGCAGAAGGGTAGTGGATGGGGTGGGCATGGAAGTCAGGCAGGGTGAGGTAGTAGGGCTTTTGGGGCCGAACGGGGCAGGCAAGACAACTATATTTTATATGGTAGTGGGCCTTATCGGTCCTGAATCCGGCGAGGTGTTTCTGGGCGAAGAGGATATTACGCATCTTCCGATGTATAAGAGGGCAAGGAAGGGCATAAGCTATCTTCCGCAGGAGCCGTCTGTTTTCAGAAAACTTACTGTAGAAGAAAATATTAAGGCAGTGCTTGAGTTTCTTGAGCTATCGGAGGATGAAGAGGAGGCGCGGCTTGCGGGTCTTCTTGAGGAGCTTGGCATAACCCATCTAAAGGGCAGCAAGGCATACGCCCTTTCAGGCGGCGAGAGGAGAAGGGTTGAGATAGCGCGGTCTCTGGTTAATTCGCCTTTATTCATATTATTGGATGAGCCGTTTGCGGGCATAGACCCGATAGCAGTGGCTGATATCCAGGATATAATAATCAAGTTGAAGAATAAAGGCATCGGTGTTTTGCTGACAGACCATAATTGGCGTGAGATACTTGGGATATGTGACAGGGCCTATATCATAGATGGAGGAAAGATAATAGAGGAAGGGACGCCTGACACGATAATGGAAAGTAAGAAGGCAAGGGAGTCGTATCTGGGGGAGAGGGTCAGATAA